One region of Vicia villosa cultivar HV-30 ecotype Madison, WI unplaced genomic scaffold, Vvil1.0 ctg.000251F_1_1, whole genome shotgun sequence genomic DNA includes:
- the LOC131625940 gene encoding uncharacterized protein LOC131625940 → MGRRTAVPALKGTVFTVVVVTGWRSEAGGGHSREARSEAVVAIWRNCIVCAFRPQFVGGGGFVSDYGDDRSDELYLQWWVVYVKTFNTPFWEARWLEGIILKEEYSSLFMASYLKRVSVAAMGGWIEGTWKWSGFGINSEFLEISRNLVLCAQFWEQLEGLSRFLEGKDSIVWNLNSEVEFSVSSCYNFYGRYFIPTGPPNKFDGFFGLLWKLDVPFKIKVFGWRLFLRIPTKDLLVYKGISFPLHDLKCNFCGIHSENRDHSFFNCLVVRKIWSEMTCWVGKLDRMEEECSSHFMDWHLFFWYKKVKDSKLGVVWLATLWTLWLVRNSVCFRNEDWNFNNFVWNIKMLVWK, encoded by the exons ATGGGTCGGAGGACAGCTGTTCCGGCATTGAAGGGGACAGTTTTCACGGTAGTTGTGGTGACCGGATGGAGATCCGAGGCAGGTGGAGGGCATTCGCGTGAAGCTCGGTCAGAAGCGGTGGTCGCGATTTGGAGAAACTGCATCGTCTGTGCTTTCCGACCACAATTCGTTGGCGGCGGAGGA TTTGTGAGTGATTATGGAGATGATAGAAGTGATGAATTGTATTTACAATGGTGGGTGGTTTATGTCAAAAc TTTCAATACTCCGTTTTGGGAAGCTAGATGGTTGGAAGGTATTATTTTGAAGGAGGAATATTCGTCTTTATTCATGGCTTCTTACTTGAAGAGGGTTTCAGTGGCGGCAATGGGCGGTTGGATAGAAGGAACATGGAAATGGAGCGGTTTTGGTATTAATTCGGAGTTTTTGGAAATTTCCAGAAATTTGGTTCTTTGTGCTCAATTTTGGGAGCAGTTGGAGGGTTTAAGTAGGTTTTTGGAAGGAAAAGATTCGATTGTTTGGAATTTAAACTCGGAAGTTGAATTTTCGGTGTCTTCGTGTTATAATTTCTACGGTAGATATTTCATTCCTACCGGTCCTCCTAACAAATTTGATGGATTTTTTGGACTTCTTTGGAAATTGGATGTGCCatttaaaatcaaggtttttggGTGGAGGCTTTTTCTCAGGATTCCAACAAAGGACCTTTTGGTGTATAAAGGTATTTCTTTTCCTTTACATGATTTAAAGTGCAATTTTTGTGGAATTCATTCAGAGAATAGAGATCATTCCTTTTTTAATTGTTTGGTGGTTAGGAAGATTTGGAGTGAAATGACTTGTTGGGTTGGCAAATTAGATAGGATGGAAGAAGAGTGTTCATCGCATTTTATGGATTGGCACTTATTTTTTTGGTATAAAAAGGTTAAAGATAGTAAGTTAGGAGTAGTTTGGCTAGCCACTTTATGGACATTATGGTTGGTAAGGAACTCGGTTTGTTTTCGGAATGAagattggaactttaacaattttGTTTGGAACATTAAGATGTTGGTTTGGAAGTGA